The region CCAAAGTATCAAGTATCAGTTTTGAAAGCAAAGAGTCTGGGAATCAATTTCATCCCATTGGAAGTGAGCTTGAGAGACACTGTAGAATGCTTGAAGGAAAAAGGCTTTATATATATCTAATGTATGTCATTGACAAGGACAACTATATATTTGTATAGCTTCATGCTgttttattcttaattttaaaaggaatgaaaacaaaagaagaCAGCTATACTTAATTGGGGTACTTGTCCTGCTTCCATATCATAAGCCTTTTTATTTAAATGGTCATGTTAAAATATAGTTAATTTGGCCATGTTAAAATATATTTGTATAGCCTAGCCTTTGTATAGCTAGGCTCGTTTAAGGAAGATGATTTCAgatgtaaaaaaaaatgatcaacataaaagGATAAAGCATCCATGTCCCAAAATGAAGGCTATTATTGATTTCATTCTGGGAAAAATATTGAAATTTGGAAAGTCATGGTTTGAAGTTGACTTTGTTTTCATGCCATTTCTTATTCCACAAGAAAGGGGGATTTATTTAGATCATTGGAGCTTAGGAGTTTTACATATTGATAAAAAGATTATCTATATCTATGACTCATTTAATAGTCCAAATAACGAAGATGTTGAAACACACGTGAAGAAATATTGCAGAATTCTTCCATTCATTTTGGATTATTTGGGCTTCCATGAAAAACGTAAACATTATGCACCTATGTGTGAGGATTTTAGGTTCTCATGGGTTGAAACTCCTTTTCAGAATAACACGTGAGTTTGTTAAGATTCAATTACTTTGTATGCTGAGTTTTTCTTTTCTCCTCAATTTTTTCTGTTGAATTTTGCTTTTACCAATTTGCAGGTTTGATTGTGGTATTTACGTGATAAAAATGGCTGAGTTGTTAATGATGGGGATGTCTCCATTCAAAATTGGTCCAAACAATATTGTTGATATGAGAAGGAAGATGGCCTTAGAATTTTGGGATCATGGGTACAAGAGGAAGCACGGTCATGAAACTCCAGCAGAGAACTTGTGTCATGTATGATCACAACAACAAAATATGATTCTCAATACTTTTTGTTTTAAGAATGTTTTTATTGCTCACTGACCCTCGAAATCAAGAGTTGTGGAACTCTGAGTTTTTGTGCTTGATATCATAAACTTACCAATGAGTTTAGCAATGAGAATTACTTCCCAAGTGGTACTAATCTTTACCATATGAGTTATAattcaagtctctttaaaccacaatgttttaaatttaaactaccAAGTTTTATATTTAAACCCCTAACCTTTATATGTAAACCGTTTGTCTAAAAATTTAAATAGCAATTATTTTTCTTGAACAAGAAACATTGTAAACTCCTaacctttaaatttaaaccactttccTATAATTTTAAACAACAATCCAAATTGCATCAAACTTTGAACCACAAgactaaatgacatcaaattttgaaccacaatgctaaatggcatcaagttttggaaaataaaatataaactttTATCTGTTAAGCTCTACTTATAaatcaagtctctttaaaccacaatgttttaaattttgaaccacaattcTAAATGGATTCAAATTTTGATTCATAATTTATAAAGTTATATCCATTAAGATATATTTATAATCGAAGtatctttaaaccacaatgttttaaatttaatccAATAAGCTTTAACTTTAAACCCCTaaactttaaaattaaacatcttatttaaaaatttaaacccCAGACCATATgtcatcaaattttgaaccacatggctgaatggaatcaaattttgaaccataatttataaatttttatccatcaaactatatttatattccaagtctctttaaaccactaagctttaaatttaaaacactaAACTTTAAAATTAAACCTCTTTAATCgcgattttaaaaaatttatccattaagctctatttataatagaagtctatttaaaccactaagctttaatttTAAAccgttttgttttaaagttaaaCCACTTACCTAAGAATGTAAActacaaaccaaatggcatcaaatatTGAACAACTAGGCTAAATGGTATCTAATTTTGAactcaaaattaaaaattttatccattaagctattTTTATAATCCAAGTGTCTTTAAacaactaagttttaaatttaaaccgttaagctttaaatttaaaccccttacctaagaatttaaaccaccaagctttaaatttaaaccactaaggtttaaatgtaaaccactttcataaaactttaaaccacaatgcaaatggcttcaaattttgaaccacatggctaaatggaattaaattttgaaccacaaggctaaatggtatcaaatttttatccattaagctctatttataatccaactcTATTTAACAAACTATGTTTTaaatttatacccctaagcttaaaatttaaactcctatgttttaaatttaaaccactaaggtttaaatttaaaccacttgcctacaactttaaaccacaataaaaaaggcatcaaattttgaaccacatggctaaatggaatcaaattttgaaccacaactctaaatggaatcaaattttgaaccacaatttataaattttgaacccctaagctaaatgacatcaaattttgatCTCGAGCCTGTGTAAATCATTGGTTGTACAAATAGACCCGAGGGGCACCATTTATGAATTGATACAATAAAAAAATTACGTACAAGAGGGTAGAAAAGGGTGAGGAACCTCTTAGTCACTTGAGAAAAGTTAAGAAGAGGATGCAGCTCGATCAGATTCTATCATGGACTTGATGTAGTATTCACCTGCTTTGTATGATGACCTGACCATAGGACCAGAAGCCACATAGCGAAATCCCTGTTTCATCAAATCAAACAAACTAATGTTACTAATATGAGGTAGATGCTATATCTGTGAGTATCAACAAATGTTTGAAAATAATGAGGTGAGGTTTTGATGCATGCGACAATTATTACAGCATATGATTAAATAGTAATAGTTGAGCATTGATTATGTCCTGCATGATGAATGCTGTCACGTTGCAAAGCTAACCTAATTTCTTAATCATGACTACATGAGAAACCAAGAAATGTGCATCTTCATGGTcgttgaaaatttgaaaattgaAAAGGTGATTGCATTAATCAAATAATGAGTACAGGTCAAATACTTCCAACATTTGACAATGCAGGAGCAAACAAATGCCAGAGCTGAATTGAGAACAGCTATGCAACCTTGCTTGGATCAGAAAAATCATCAATTGCCGGCTGCAGTTGCACCAAGAGCAGAGAAATACATATGTATAGGGCCGTAGAGAAACTAATGCAGAAAGGTATTCTTAAATTAGGTAAAATTACTGTTAGCAGAGCCAGAGCACTGGTGACAAGCTAGTCAACAACCAAGTATATGATATTAATAAGCAAACAAATTCAGTGGCAGCTAGAGTATATGGTTTCAATTAATTTCAAACTGAAGAAGATCAATTCCAGCTAGATTGATAATCTTTCACAACAGGAACAGATAAAATGCATGAAAAACAACGGTTCCAAGCTCCAACATGCACTTGAAGTGGAAAAGAAAGACAATTAACTAATTGACCATTGACCATTAAGGAGCTGACGAGAATTCAGATAATTATCAACCACATCAAGTTCACAATCAACTCAAGCCACAAAATTATACTATAAAGTAACATAAGTAAATCCCGCAAACATAATGACAAAATATTATAAGAGAAAAATGTGATAGCATGAAACATATAGAGCCTATAGCATGTCCAGATTACGAAAACAAAAAGGATAAAGCCATACCATATCCATGCCGAGGACGCGATACTTCTCAAAAGCTTCAGGGGTAATATATTCAGAAACAGGCATATGACGCTTGGAAGGTCGCATATATTGACCAAATGTCATCACATCAACACCAGCAGCTCTCACCTTCTCCATCGTCTTCATAACTTGATCAGGTGTTTCCCCGCAGCCTAACATTATTGAAGTCTTTGTAAGCGTTCCAGCAGGAGCTTGGTCTTTAGCCATCACGAGAACTTCTAGAGATTGCTCAAAATTTGCCCGATGATCCCGCACTGCCTTCTGAAGCTCCTCAACTGTTTCAATATTGTGAGCAAATACATCTAGCCCGGACCTTGCAACTTTCTCAACACACGTGCTGTCTCCTCGAAAATCAGGAACTACACAATACAGAAGCAAAACTATATTACAAAAGCATATGACCAAACTGAAAAGGATGAGCATAAATCAGATAGAACAGTTGACGCTCACTAATCCAAACCATATGAAAACAGAGTTGCATACACATGAATCTGTGTTCAACGGTGATGAAATTCACTAAAAACTAAAATGCATTATACAGTCTTCATCAGACTCTTCCAAGGTTATATACACTCATATACGTACTGTATCAGGCTTTCAGCACACAAATTTGTAACCTAACCGCAAAATTAAAACTCATAACCTAAACAACATTCATGGGAGGAAAAAGAAAACAACTTAAGACATATATCAGCGCATGAATTCATTAGATTCTCAAAACACcacaaagaaagaaaataaaaacataCCCAATGCCTCTATGAGCATATTTGGCTTCAGTTCTTTCAACTTCTGCACCGTCTCGGCAAAATGACCACTCCCCTGATCAGGTAAATCATCCCGGTCCACACTAGTGATCACCACGTAATCCAACCCCCACGACGCAATCGCCTCTGCCACATTGGTGGGCTCATTAGGATCAGGTGGAGGCGGCGTTCTTGAAGTCTTCACATTGCAGAACCTGTACCACCAAATTCAATCAAATAAAGCTGAGAAAACATCCCAAGCACATTACCAAACCCAAATAAATCtcagcttaaaaaaaaaaaaaaaaaaaaaaaagctcgcCTGCAACCCCGAGTACAAGTATCACCGAGAATCATGATCGTGGCTGTGGCAGTGCCGGTCTCACCGCCGGACCAACACTCGCCGAGATTGGGGCATCGAGCCTCCTCGCACACGGTATGGAGATTCAATTCCCTGAGCTTTTTCTTAATCTGGACGTACTTCTGGCCTCCGGGGACGGCCTCCTTCATCCATTTGGGCTTGGGAAGGGGATTCTTCTTGGTCCCAACCTCGACGGAATAAGGGCTATTGGATTTGAGATCCTCGGCGAAATCGGTGAGTGAGGGGGATTCGGCGGCCAATCGAGCTCGGAGCCCCGCTAGAGTTTGAGGGAATTGGGAACTGGTGGATGTGGATTGGGTGGAAGATGAGAAGAGCTTTTTTGAGGTCGATTTTAGGGTTCGGCCTAGGGTCGTGAAGCGGGAGTTCatctttttttctctctcttcgTCTCTGAGTAACTTAGAGAGAGAAGGATAGGCGGTGGTGGTGGTCGGATTCGGATGAAGAAGAGGATGAAGTTAGTGGTTGGACCAGACAATTTTGGAATAGATTATGACGGGCCTTATTTGGGCTTTAATTTGGGCCATCTAATCTTGAAAAATACCCAGTCTAACCCCTAAATCATTCTGTTTCCTCTCGTTTGCTATACCCTCCTCCGTGTCCGACGTCTTAGAGTCGCTGCTCACGGTGGTGGATTTGTACTCTTTATGGTCGACGACGGAGACTTCTCTACTTTCCTTCAACGACTTTTGGTAATGCCCCTCGACCTCCATCATAGCtttaaatat is a window of Humulus lupulus chromosome 4, drHumLupu1.1, whole genome shotgun sequence DNA encoding:
- the LOC133833168 gene encoding uncharacterized protein LOC133833168 — encoded protein: MKAIIDFILGKILKFGKSWFEVDFVFMPFLIPQERGIYLDHWSLGVLHIDKKIIYIYDSFNSPNNEDVETHVKKYCRILPFILDYLGFHEKRKHYAPMCEDFRFSWVETPFQNNTFDCGIYVIKMAELLMMGMSPFKIGPNNIVDMRRKMALEFWDHGYKRKHGHETPAENLCHV
- the LOC133831662 gene encoding lipoyl synthase 2, mitochondrial-like; amino-acid sequence: MNSRFTTLGRTLKSTSKKLFSSSTQSTSTSSQFPQTLAGLRARLAAESPSLTDFAEDLKSNSPYSVEVGTKKNPLPKPKWMKEAVPGGQKYVQIKKKLRELNLHTVCEEARCPNLGECWSGGETGTATATIMILGDTCTRGCRFCNVKTSRTPPPPDPNEPTNVAEAIASWGLDYVVITSVDRDDLPDQGSGHFAETVQKLKELKPNMLIEALVPDFRGDSTCVEKVARSGLDVFAHNIETVEELQKAVRDHRANFEQSLEVLVMAKDQAPAGTLTKTSIMLGCGETPDQVMKTMEKVRAAGVDVMTFGQYMRPSKRHMPVSEYITPEAFEKYRVLGMDMGFRYVASGPMVRSSYKAGEYYIKSMIESDRAASSS